Proteins found in one Coffea eugenioides isolate CCC68of chromosome 5, Ceug_1.0, whole genome shotgun sequence genomic segment:
- the LOC113770888 gene encoding prohibitin-1, mitochondrial-like translates to MNFNNMKVPKVPGGGAASALIKLGLVAGLGVYGVANSLYNVEGGHRAIVFNRVVGVKDKVYPEGTHLMIPWFERPTIYDVRARPNLVESTSGSRDLQMVKIGLRVLTRPEPDQLPTIYRTLGENFNERVLPSIIHETLKAVVAQYNASQLITQREAVSREIRKVLTERAAQFNIALDDVSITSLTFGKEFTAAIEAKQVAAQEAERAKFVVEKAEQDKRSAIIRAQGEAKSAQLIGEAISNNPAFISLRRIEAAREIASILSHSNNKVYLSSDDLLLNLHDMKLNTGKK, encoded by the exons ATGAATTTCAACAACATGAAGGTCCCCAAGGTTCCTGGTGGTGGTGCAGCTTCTGCCTTGATTAAGTTAGGACTTGTTGCTGGGCTTGGCGTGTATGGAGTTGCTAACAGCCTCTACAATGTTGAGGGAGGGCACAGGGCCATCGTCTTCAATCGTGTAGTTGGTGTTAAGGATAAG GTCTATCCTGAAGGCACACATTTGATGATCCCATGGTTTGAGAGGCCAACCATCTATGATGTTCGTGCACGACCTAATTTAGTTGAGAGTACATCAGGTAGCCGTGACCTGCAAATG GTGAAGATTGGTCTTCGAGTGCTCACTCGTCCAGAGCCAGATCAGTTGCCTACTATTTATCGAACCCTTGGTGAGAATTTTAACGAAAGAGTCCTACCTTCTATAATTCATGAAACATTGAAAGCTGTGGTTGCCCAATACAATGCTAGCCAGCTCATCACCCAGAGAGAG GCTGTCAGTAGGGAGATACGGAAAGTTTTGACAGAAAGAGCAGCCCAGTTCAACATTGCTCTGGATGATGTGTCGATCACAAGCCTGACTTTTGGGAAAGAATTCACAGCTGCAATTGAAGCTAAACAGGTTGCTGCACAAGAAGCCGAGAGGGCCAAGTTTGTTGTGGAAAAGGCTGAGCAAGACAAGCGAAGCGCAATTATCAGAGCACAG GGTGAGGCTAAGAGTGCTCAGCTGATCGGTGAAGCAATCTCAAACAATCCAGCCTTCATCTCACTGAGGAGAATTGAAGCAGCAAGAGAAATTGCAAGCATCCTCTCTCATTCTAACAACAAGGTCTATCTGAGCTCAGACGATCTCTTGCTAAATCTGCACGACATGAAGTTGAACACAGGGAAGAAGTAA
- the LOC113770502 gene encoding fasciclin-like arabinogalactan protein 13, whose translation MAQTALSQLLALAPFLFLLLLRINAQSSTAPAPAPEGPINTTGILDKAGGFSTLIRLLDETQGGNQIDNQLNNSHDGMTLLAPTDNAFQNLPAGALNKLSEQQKVQLIQYHVIPKYYTLTSLQTVSNPVRTEASGQDGGVFGLNFTGQTNQNQVNVSSGTVNTPIYNVVRGKFPLAIYQLDKVMWPMEFNESKASAPVSSPPTLNSTRSGSGDGNTTAETPSTKSDAKSTTVGLSLISGLWLLCMGVLF comes from the coding sequence ATGGCTCAAACAGCTCTCTCTCAACTCCTGGCACTCGCTCCAtttctcttcctcctcctcctccgcaTCAATGCTCAATCCTCCACAGCTCCAGCCCCAGCCCCAGAAGGGCCAATCAACACAACCGGCATTCTTGACAAAGCTGGCGGATTCAGCACTTTAATTCGCCTCCTGGATGAGACACAAGGAGGCAATCAAATCGACAACCAACTCAACAATTCCCACGACGGGATGACTCTCTTGGCACCCACAGACAATGCATTCCAAAACCTCCCAGCAGGTGCACTCAACAAGCTTTCAGAGCAACAAAAAGTTCAACTTATTCAGTACCACGTTATACCTAAATACTATACCTTAACGAGTCTTCAGACAGTCAGCAACCCTGTCAGAACCGAAGCTTCCGGCCAAGATGGGGGCGTTTTCGGCCTGAATTTCACCGGCCAAACCAACCAAAACCAAGTCAATGTATCATCTGGGACGGTTAATACTCCAATCTATAATGTTGTGAGGGGAAAATTTCCTTTGGCTATTTATCAATTAGATAAGGTTATGTGGCCAATGGAATTCAATGAATCCAAGGCTTCTGCTCCTGTCTCATCTCCACCAACTTTGAACTCAACCAGGAGTGGTTCTGGTGATGGAAATACTACTGCAGAAACGCCTTCTACTAAAAGTGATGCCAAAAGTACGACTGTTGGCTTGAGTCTGATTTCAGGGCTTTGGTTGCTTTGCATGGGGGTGCTGTTTTGA
- the LOC113770764 gene encoding basic salivary proline-rich protein 4: MARTNKYSSINFNDIYEKKVGNNSSSSSSFPSPSSSLSSSASSLTSPNKTIISNSRIHGHMLVLSKPATPKPKPIVVPQNPAPKTPALTKPDKVPDQTGSEPDNISLRPQGRTGSGSPVTLSPLPSPGKPASPLTAPLLKSDRFVPPHLRPGFAGREAKLPGPEAVKGGLGSGRGKGQFGAPNHYGEEGRPKSGGGYERMRRIGAEPEAMNFTTRPGSSGARPSSSG; the protein is encoded by the coding sequence ATGGCAAGAACCAATAAATATTCCTCTATTAACTTCAATGACATCTATGAGAAAAAAGTAGGCAATAACAGCTCTTCTTCATCATCGTTTCCTTCTCCGTCATCTTCTCTTTCATCGTCAGCCTCATCTTTGACAAGTCCCAATAAAACCATAATCTCAAATTCAAGAATCCATGGCCATATGCTTGTTTTGAGCAAACCCGCTACTCCAAAACCGAAACCCATCGTTGTTCCGCAGAACCCAGCTCCGAAAACTCCAGCTTTGACGAAACCGGATAAAGTTCCAGATCAAACCGGATCTGAACCGGATAACATCTCGCTGCGTCCGCAGGGTCGAACCGGATCCGGTTCACCCGTCACTTTGTCTCCTTTGCCGTCTCCCGGGAAACCCGCTTCTCCTTTGACCGCGCCGTTGTTGAAATCGGACCGGTTTGTGCCGCCACATCTTAGACCGGGTTTTGCGGGCCGGGAGGCGAAGCTACCTGGACCCGAGGCTGTGAAGGGTGGACTAGGCAGTGGAAGAGGAAAAGGGCAGTTTGGAGCTCCGAATCATTACGGTGAGGAAGGGAGACCGAAATCTGGAGGCGGCTATGAGAGGATGAGAAGGATTGGTGCTGAACCTGAGGCAATGAATTTCACGACCCGACCCGGTTCAAGTGGGGCTCGCCCGAGTTCCAGTGGGTGA
- the LOC113771784 gene encoding tabersonine 16-O-methyltransferase-like translates to MERVEDLTELLAAQHHVGNQMLNFRKSASLKCAIELGIPDAINQHGKPITLCELVSALPINPSKANHIYRLMRFLSNAGFFILQDQGYALTAAGRLLLKEEPFNLRAFIFYMSDPAVVKPWNSLTEWFSNDDPFPFDTAHGKNFWAYAAEEPNFANLFNEAMANDSTLIVQVMMTQCKFVFDGLTSLADVGGGTGAVARAIAQNFPNLKCVVCDLPHVIADQEGTENLDFVAGDMLEKVPAADAILLKWILHDWSDEDCVKILKNCKEAIPGRDKGGKVIIIDMIMESQMKDDESVETQVGVNMQMLMGYGAKERSEKEWAKLFQDAGFSDYKVLPLLCVSH, encoded by the exons ATGGAAAGAGTGGAGGATCTTACTGAGCTTCTTGCAGCTCAACATCATGTAGGCAACCAAATGCTCAACTTCAGAAAGTCTGCATCTCTGAAATGTGCAATTGAACTGGGAATCCCAGATGCCATCAATCAACATGGGAAGCCTATCACACTCTGTGAGCTGGTTTCTGCCCTTCCAATTAACCCTTCGAAGGCTAACCACATCTATCGCTTGATGCGATTCTTATCAAATGCCGGCTTCTTTATTCTACAAGATCAAGGCTATGCGCTCACAGCTGCAGGCCGTCTTCTTTTAAAAGAGGAGCCTTTCAATTTAAGGGCATTTATCTTTTATATGAGCGACCCTGCTGTAGTGAAGCCCTGGAATTCCTTGACTGAGTGGTTCAGCAACGATGATCCCTTTCCATTTGATACGGCGCATGGGAAAAACTTCTGGGCTTATGCTGCTGAAGAGCCTAATTTTGCAAACCTCTTCAATGAAGCCATGGCCAATGATTCTACTTTAATCGTTCAGGTGATGATGACCCAATGCAAGTTTGTGTTTGACGGCTTGACATCTTTAGCGGATGTTGGGGGTGGCACAGGGGCAGTTGCTAGGGCCATTGCCCAAAATTTCCCCAACTTGAAGTGTGTTGTCTGTGATCTCCCACACGTGATTGCCGACCAAGAGGGAACTGAGAACTTGGACTTCGTTGCAGGAGATATGCTAGAGAAGGTACCTGCTGCTGATGCAATCTTGCTCAAG TGGATTCTCCATGACTGGAGCGATGAAGATTGTGTGAAGATTCTCAAGAACTGCAAAGAGGCTATTCCAGGGAGAGACAAAGGGGGAAAAGTCATTATTATCGACATGATTATGGAAAGCCAGATGAAAGATGACGAGTCAGTTGAAACACAAGTTGGTGTGAACATGCAGATGTTGATGGGTTACGGTGCTAAAGAAAGAAGTGAGAAAGAATGGGCAAAGCTTTTCCAAGATGCTGGTTTCAGTGACTACAAAGTACTTCCATTGTTGTGTGTGTCTCATTGA